A genomic stretch from Thunnus maccoyii chromosome 19, fThuMac1.1, whole genome shotgun sequence includes:
- the LOC121885696 gene encoding homer protein homolog 1-like: protein MGEQPIFSTRAHVFQIDPNTKKNWVPTSKHAVTVSYFYDSTRNVYRIISLDGSKAIINSTITPNMSFTKTSQKFGQWADSRANTVYGLGFSSESQLAKFADKFAEFKEAARLAKEKSQEKMELTSTPSQESATGDVQSPLTSESINGTDDERVTPDTPQHTEARAEPSQNALPFSHSSSNINKHWEAELAALKGNNAKLTAALLESTANVKQWKQQLAAYQEEAERLHKRVTELECVSGQTTVIKSQKTELNQTIEELELALKAKEEELEQLKAEVQSANEFQSQKDSLTQKLQDTESRNQTLESQLSELEQRLESSQQEREAFRTSLRSLLELLDSKIFELTELRDTLSKLIEGS from the exons ATGGG tGAGCAGCCCATCTTCAGTACGCGGGCCCACGTCTTCCAGATCGACCCAAACACAAAGAAGAACTGGGTTCCCACAAGTAAACACGCTGTCACAGTCTCCTACTTCTACGACAGTACCAGGAATGTATATCGAATCATCAGTCTGGATGGATCCAAG gCCATCATCAACAGCACCATCACCCCCAACATGTCCTTCACCAAGACATCGCAGAAGTTTGGCCAGTGGGCCGACAGCCGGGCCAACACCGTCTACGGCCTCGGCTTCTCCTCTGAGAGTCAGCTGGCCAAG TTTGCAGACAAGTTCGCAGAGTTCAAGGAGGCGGCGCGGTTAGCCAAGGAGAAGTCTCAGGAGAAGATGGAGCTCACCAGCACTCCCTCTCAG gaGTCCGCCACAGGTGATGTGCAGTCACCTTTGACCTCAGAGAGCATCAACGGCACAGATGATGAGAGAGTCACACCAGACACACCTCAGCACACCGAAGCCAGAGCAGAGCCTTCCCAGAATGCACTGCCCTTCTCGCACAg TTCATCCAACATCAATAAGCACTGGGAGGCGGAGCTGGCAGCACTTAAGGGGAACAACGCCAAGCTAACGGCGGCTCTGCTCGAGTCCACAGCCAACGTCAAACAATGGAAACAGCAGCTGGCGGCGTATCAGGAGGAAGCCGAGAGGCTACACAAACGG GTGACGGAGCTCGAGTGCGTCAGCGGTCAAACAACAGTGATCAAATCTCAAAAGACGGAGCTCAACCAAACAATAGAGGAGCTGGAGTTGGCTTTGAAAGCTAAAGAGGAA GAGTTGGAGCAACTCAAAGCCGAGGTTCAGAGTGCCAACGAGTTTCAGTCTCAGAAAGATTCACTTACACAGAAACTACAG GACACGGAGTCGAGGAACCAGACGTTGGAGTCTCAGCTGAGCGAGCTGGAGCAGCGTCTGGAGAGCAGCCAGCAGGAGCGAGAAGCTTTCCGTACCAGTCTGCGCTcactgctggagctgctggacaGCAAGATCTTCGAGCTGACCGAGCTGCGGGACACGTTGTCCAAGCTCATCGAGGGCAGctag
- the LOC121885412 gene encoding cardiomyopathy-associated protein 5-like isoform X1 produces MDTLTEDFAPSDVDTEMTVLTPEDITDQNPDASDDVENLRNSLREAVHDENVRPKMQCLMMDSSFSMVTMQGEDSGIAWETTPSRCSTPWASEAGNFTMDFSSLVAVRPATPGSQPAGKIIFVMDEELMSRRKKTKERVGGHRSKADRQVLAESSDNISGRPELIGFSQPNVKTEEEEDEEEPTDPLEDKEQRLFSLVSEGSEILNIIVPPKLVTVDEEESKEMVDNLSYLEESLLPKASEETQDSVFDLNYEMVISPHTPTESSAVRYDQPSPAMGPYVMDPPGAPVARPPERRAAGNVDYFEPFTLIGAQAPGSPAVIAQEQVELEAEDTTESQDKQPEQSRDHPTITNLMKDNEKSDTISLGEITSELLDEVFYGGTDNDDMKPDKEDGGGGAKGVPSRLPSKPSGSTLFGSQEDILTPIFLPEGPPKIIDPILLEEPKAMAFLYTDLYEEALGSRQKEEDTESMTSEKSFHSRHSDREARGYLEKYVLIDETPVVEAEPTDKEKCQEEGPRILYEDLHDFGNFISKPDESDMPNLEEEVTDFFRSSANSSPCDVEPFPRSLEEDETESTTKSTAKVNKSVSIMVEEVAQTPEDPLNDSFFASEELDWGDTYDYPEEALEETDVFTDEELWEEDLEVQKPVAPPRRKATSSPKACLDLTPLTPVDLIRQEKEEACGKEQREEEKETASPAETADEGDEDGEEAIPADASPSENALTEPPQTENVKDSKEISALDTKPALAEEKDTKSVEEDKRSKTEAATKQTEPVKVVIKSSESAKAEVKPEKQRDSSTAVPTKPDKGQCVIL; encoded by the exons ATGGATACTTTGACAGAAGATTTTGCACCATCAGATGTTGATACTGAGATGACGGTGTTGACACCTGAAGATATCACAGATCAAAACCCTGACGCCAGTGATGATGTGGAGAATCTTCGAAACAG TTTACGTGAGGCTGTCCACGATGAGAATGTCCGGCCTAAGATGCAGTGCCTGATGATGGACTCTTCCTTCTCCATGGTTACTATGCAAGGTGAGGACAGCGGGATCGCTTGGGAGACGACCCCTAGTCGCTGTTCCACGCCGTGGGCGTCTGAAGCCGGAAACTTCACAATGGACTTCAGCTCTCTGGTTGCAGTACGGCCTGCGACACCTGGATCCCAACCAGCAGGAAAGATTATCTTTGTCATGGATGAGGAGCTGATGTCAAGGCGGAAGAAAACCAAAGAGAGGGTAGGTGGTCATAGGAGCAAAGCAGACAGACAAGTCCTTGCTGAAAGCTCTGACAACATCTCAGGAAGGCCGGAATTAATCGGATTCTCTCAGCCAAATGTGAAaactgaagaagaggaagacgaAGAAGAACCAACTGACCCTCTGGAAGATAAAGAGCAACGGTTATTCAGCTTAGTGTCTGAAGGCTCTGAAATCCTCAACATTATTGTTCCTCCAAAACTGGTTACTGTGGATGAAGAGGAGAGCAAAGAAATGGTGGACAACCTGTCTTATCTGGAGGAGAGCCTTCTTCCTAAAGCCAGCGAAGAGACCCAAGACAGTGTGTTCGACCTGAACTATGAGATGGTGATCTCACCACACACTCCAACAGAATCAAGTGCAGTAAGATACGACCAGCCTTCACCTGCCATGGGTCCCTATGTAATGGATCCACCAGGAGCCCCAGTGGCCAGACCTCCGGAGAGAAGAGCTGCTGGCAATGTGGACTACTTTGAGCCGTTCACGCTGATTGGTGCCCAGGCTCCAGGAAGTCCTGCTGTGATCGCACAGGAACAGGTGGAATTAGAGGCAGAGGACACCACTGAGAGCCAGGACAAGCAACCAGAGCAGTCTAGAGACCACCCCACCATAACAAACTTAATGAAGGATAATGAAAAGTCGGACACCATCAGTCTGGGGGAAATCACCAGCGAGCTTCTAGATGAAGTCTTCTACGGAGGTACAGACAACGACGATATGAAACCAGACAAAGAGGACGGAGGTGGAGGGGCTAAAGGCGTGCCCTCTAGGCTCCCTTCAAAACCAAGTGGTTCGACTTTGTTTGGAAGCCAAGAGGACATCCTGACTCCAATCTTCCTACCTGAGGGACCGCCCAAAATTATCGACCCCATTTTGCTGGAGGAACCCAAAGCCATGGCCTTTCTTTACACGGACCTGTATGAGGAAGCACTCGGCAGTCGGCAAAAAGAGGAGGATACAGAAAGTATGACCTCTGAGAAGTCCTTCCACAGCAGGCATTCGGACCGGGAGGCCAGGGGGTACCTGGAGAAATATGTCCTTATAGATGAGACTCCTGTAGTGGAAGCAGAACCAACTGATAAAGAAAAATGCCAAGAGGAAGGACCTCGGATATTGTACGAAGATTTGCATGATTTTGGCAATTTTATTTCCAAGCCAGACGAAAGTGACATGCCAAACTTAGAGGAGGAAGTCACAGACTTCTTCAGATCCAGCGCCAATTCTTCTCCATGTGATGTGGAACCTTTCCCTCGATCACtagaagaagatgaaacagaatcAACAACAAAGAGTACAGCAAAGGTAAACAAAAGTGTCTCCATAATGGTAGAAGAAGTCGCTCAAACCCCAGAAGATCCACTTAACGACTCATTCTTTGCCTCAGAGGAACTTGACTGGGGAGATACATATGACTATCCTGAAGAAGCCCTGGAGGAGACAGATGTGTTTACAGATGAGGAATTGTGGGAAGAAGACTTGGAAGTGCAAAAGCCAGTTGCTCCTCCTAGAAGAAAAGCAACATCCTCTCCTAAGGCATGTTTGGACTTAACACCTTTGACTCCAGTTGATTTAATTAGGCAGGAAAAGGAAGAGGCTTGTGGAAAagaacagagggaggaagagaaagagacggCATCACCTGCAGAGACTGCTGATGAGGGAGATGAAGATGGAGAAGAGGCGATACCGGCTGATGCTTCTCCATCCGAGAATGCATTGACTGAACCcccacaaactgaaaatgtaaaagataGCAAAGAAATATCCGCCTTGGACACAAAACCAGCTTTAGCTGAGGAGAAAGACACTAAATCTGtagaagaagacaaaagaagTAAGACTGAAGCTGctacaaaacaaactgaaccagTAAAAGTAGTTATTAAGTCATCAGAATCAGCTAAAGCAGAAGTTAAACCTGAGAAACAAAGAGATAGTTCAACTGCCGTACCAACTAAACCAGATAAAGGACAGTGTGTAATACTTTAG